Proteins found in one Magnolia sinica isolate HGM2019 chromosome 5, MsV1, whole genome shotgun sequence genomic segment:
- the LOC131247149 gene encoding uncharacterized protein LOC131247149 → MRSKHNRDILSNVLPPPSANLSPLWKRVRSLLPLLMETVKWGVGRGDLNFWTDNWMVRDPLQRLVDSPIPPELQNLQVKDVFGLSGPLPPSRVFSFLPQQLIDEIFNGGFTTSDVISDCIWPLETSGTFSLRSAWNLSRASSPFIQWASWIWQAPLPPKFSVFIWRVLQNATPVNNRVQAKGVALASRCCCCFEDENASPQSELIAHLFLFGHHARVLWTTFGRLCGVPPLIHNTVEGKLAHWRSAAAPEAAPKIVRFLLLILILWELWRSRNEAVFDNSPMTIMKSVVRVRWWAKLVIGTEKMDSLEWPRRVPPLKSIFTQTRAASVLVKWRLSSPGWVKLNVDGSALSNPSPSGGGGICGNDIGAFLLGFSAAYGVDSINLAKLRAIHDWMLLCLEKDLDKIIVESDSNLVIASLTTQSKTPWKREPWISRINCLRRLGHFSFSHTLREDNGPANDLARLGSLLQQSSIHHNSRTLPL, encoded by the coding sequence ATGCGAAGTAAACATAACAGAGACATCCTTTCCAATGTTCTTCCACCGCCCTCCGCTAACCTGTCGCCCCTTTGGAAAAGAGTTAGATCCCTGCTGCCTCTCCTGATGGAAACGGTCAAGTGGGGTGTTGGCCGTGGAGATTTGAATTTCTGGACCGATAACTGGATGGTCAGGGACCCCCTCCAGCGTCTGGTTGACAGCCCGATTCCCCCAGAGCTGCAAAATCTTCAAGTAAAAGATGTCTTTGGCCTCTCAGGGCCTCTTCCCCCCTCCCGGGTGTTCTCTTTCCTTCCTCAGCAGCTTATTGACGAGATCTTCAATGGAGGATTTACAACGTCTGATGTTATCTCTGATTGTATTTGGCCGCTCGAAACTTCAGGTACATTCTCCCTGCGGTCAGCTTGGAATCTGTCGAGAGCTTCATCCCCTTTTATTCAATGGGCTAGCTGGATCTGGCAAGCCCCGCTCCCTCCAAAATTTTCCgtcttcatatggagagtgttgCAGAATGCTACCCCGGTCAATAACCGAGTCCAAGCTAAAGGTGTTGCCCTCGCCTCCAGGTGTTGCTGCTGCTTTGAAGATGAGAACGCTAGTCCGCAATCGGAGTTAATTGCTCACCTTTTTCTGTTCGGTCATCATGCAAGAGTCCTATGGACCACGTTCGGTAGGCTGTGTGGAGTCCCTCCTCTGATCCACAACACAGTTGAAGGTAAACTGGCCCATTGGAGATCTGCAGCGGCGCCAGAAGCTGCGCCCAAAATAGTCAGATTCCTGCTCCTTATCCTCATTCTTTGGGAGCTCTGGCGCTCTAGGAATGAGGCGGTTTTTGACAACTCGCCAATGACCATCATGAAGTCTGTGGTCCGTGTCAGATGGTGGGCTAAGCTGGTAATTGGCACAGAGAAAATGGACAGTCTAGAATGGCCTCGCAGAGTTCCTCCCCTGAAGTCGATTTTTACTCAGACGCGTGCTGCCTCTGTCCTTGTCAAATGGAGATTGTCGTCCCCTGGATGGGTCAAATTAAATGTTGATGGCTCGGCATTATCTAATCCTAGCCCCTCAGGTGGGGGTGGAATCTGCGGGAATGACATCGGGGCCTTTTTATTGGGTTTTTCTGCGGCCTATGGGGTTGACTCTATCAACTTGGCGAAACTTCGTGCTATTCATGATTGGATGCTACTCTGTTTGGAAAAAGATTTGGATAAGATTATAGTAGAGTCTGATTCCAATTTGGTGATTGCTAGCCTCACCACTCAGTCCAAGACTCCATGGAAGCGGGAACCTTGGATATCCAGAATTAATTGTTTACGCCGGCTGGGCCACTTTTCCTTCTCTC